In Halalkalicoccus subterraneus, one DNA window encodes the following:
- a CDS encoding type 1 glutamine amidotransferase domain-containing protein gives MADPLTDTTVAVFLAQRGTEEVEFTEPREAVENAGADVEVLGTETGEVQTVNNDLEPGDSYEIEKTFLEVSADDYDALIVPGGTVGADTLRMDEDAVDLVSEFAEAQMPVGIICHGPWVLVEADAVEGRTVTSYPSLQTDIQNAGGEWVDEEVVVDEGLVTSRNPDDLPAFCDKIVEEFEEGQH, from the coding sequence ATGGCAGATCCACTCACCGATACCACTGTCGCCGTCTTTCTTGCACAGAGAGGCACTGAAGAGGTTGAGTTCACCGAACCAAGGGAAGCTGTCGAGAACGCCGGAGCCGATGTTGAGGTTCTCGGTACGGAAACCGGCGAGGTACAAACCGTCAATAACGATCTCGAACCGGGCGATTCCTACGAGATAGAGAAAACCTTCTTAGAGGTTTCCGCAGACGACTATGATGCGCTGATCGTCCCGGGCGGCACGGTTGGGGCCGATACCCTTCGGATGGATGAAGATGCAGTGGACTTAGTTAGTGAGTTTGCTGAAGCACAAATGCCAGTGGGGATAATCTGTCATGGGCCGTGGGTGCTGGTTGAGGCGGATGCAGTTGAGGGTCGGACCGTAACCTCCTATCCCAGCCTGCAGACCGATATTCAAAATGCAGGCGGTGAGTGGGTCGACGAAGAAGTCGTCGTCGACGAAGGACTGGTAACCAGTCGCAACCCCGATGACTTGCCTGCCTTCTGCGATAAAATCGTTGAGGAATTCGAAGAAGGACAGCATTAG